Proteins encoded within one genomic window of Chloroflexota bacterium:
- a CDS encoding amylo-alpha-1,6-glucosidase: MKVLKHGDLFLLSDGLGDVHVDSRGLGLYEGDTRILSCLLLRLNGERPVLLRGDTGANHRGVIQMTNPDTLPDQRRKVDPRLSLARESLGITRERVLDRGFRERITLTNFSPHREHLRIDLRIAFDAADIFEVRGRRRPSRGEFEPIVIGDGGRLRFGYVGLDARLRSVFVHPHGPARATSVDEGEGSVMLTWDRVLAPGARAELGWSIWSRLSPPRVVRTGRRARAATAIPIAPKVDPAPGAEAYRVWLDGGTTVKSDNELFDLTIRRSFADLRFLLNEGPGPGERYVAAGVPWYATLFGRDAILTGYEALAFRPSIAIEALEVLAARQATSVDDSRDAQPGKILHELRTGEMARAGELPHTPYYGSVDSTPLWLILLCAAYDWTGDRALIDRLWPNAIAALDWIDRYGTDEHGFLVYERRAPEGLINQGWKDSGDSVRDRAGGLVDAPIALAEVQGYVYDAKRRIAGLARVRGDDALAARLEQEAETLRRRFEAAFWVADRGYYAMAIGRDGRLADAITSNPAQALWTGIVDPDRAAAVVAMATSPGLDSGWGIRTYAAGQPGYNPIGYHTGSVWPHDTALIVDGLRRYGFRDVADVLAGKVLEAAQSFPDFRLPELFCGFSRAEVGVPVPYPVACSPQAWSAGAPLLFLTALLGLRPNAHRRELELVNPQLPSWLTSVTISDLRVGSASVDLLFHRWRGTTSAEVLRKRGDLSVTIRI; the protein is encoded by the coding sequence GTGAAGGTCCTCAAGCACGGTGACCTGTTCCTCCTGTCGGACGGTCTCGGCGACGTCCATGTCGACAGCCGCGGTCTCGGCCTCTACGAGGGGGACACGCGGATCCTGTCGTGCCTCCTCCTGCGGTTGAACGGGGAGCGCCCCGTCCTCCTTCGCGGAGATACCGGGGCGAACCACCGCGGCGTGATCCAGATGACGAATCCGGACACCCTGCCCGACCAGCGCAGGAAGGTGGACCCCCGGCTCTCCCTGGCTCGCGAATCGCTCGGCATCACCCGCGAGCGCGTCCTCGATCGTGGCTTCCGCGAACGGATCACCCTGACGAACTTCAGCCCCCACCGGGAGCACCTCCGGATCGACCTCCGCATCGCCTTCGACGCGGCGGACATCTTCGAAGTCCGTGGGAGGCGCAGGCCCAGCCGCGGCGAGTTCGAGCCGATCGTGATCGGAGATGGAGGACGGCTCAGGTTCGGCTACGTCGGCCTCGATGCGCGCCTGCGGTCGGTGTTCGTGCATCCGCACGGGCCCGCGCGGGCGACGAGCGTCGACGAGGGCGAGGGATCGGTCATGCTGACGTGGGATCGCGTCCTCGCCCCCGGAGCGCGCGCCGAGCTCGGCTGGTCGATCTGGAGCAGGCTCTCGCCGCCGCGAGTCGTCCGCACAGGTCGGCGCGCTCGCGCGGCGACCGCGATCCCCATCGCTCCGAAGGTGGATCCCGCGCCCGGCGCCGAGGCATACCGCGTCTGGCTCGACGGCGGGACGACCGTGAAGTCGGACAATGAGCTCTTCGACCTCACGATCCGCCGCTCGTTCGCCGATCTCCGCTTCCTGCTCAACGAGGGACCGGGCCCGGGCGAACGCTATGTCGCGGCCGGCGTGCCCTGGTACGCGACCCTGTTCGGACGCGACGCGATCCTCACCGGCTACGAGGCGCTCGCCTTCCGACCATCGATCGCGATCGAGGCGCTCGAGGTGCTCGCCGCCCGCCAGGCCACCTCAGTCGACGATTCGCGCGACGCGCAACCGGGCAAGATCCTCCACGAGCTGCGAACCGGGGAGATGGCTCGCGCCGGCGAGCTGCCCCACACGCCGTACTACGGCAGTGTCGACTCCACCCCGCTGTGGCTCATCCTCCTCTGCGCGGCGTACGACTGGACCGGCGATCGCGCCCTCATCGACCGCCTCTGGCCCAATGCGATCGCCGCGCTCGACTGGATCGATCGCTACGGGACCGACGAGCACGGCTTCCTCGTCTACGAGCGACGGGCCCCGGAGGGCCTCATCAACCAGGGCTGGAAGGACTCGGGCGACTCGGTCCGCGACCGGGCCGGGGGACTCGTGGACGCGCCGATCGCTCTCGCCGAGGTCCAGGGCTATGTCTACGACGCGAAACGGCGGATCGCCGGCCTCGCCCGCGTGCGCGGCGACGACGCACTCGCCGCACGGCTCGAACAGGAGGCCGAGACGCTGCGGCGGCGGTTTGAGGCCGCCTTCTGGGTCGCCGATCGCGGCTACTACGCGATGGCCATCGGTCGCGACGGTCGGCTCGCGGACGCCATCACCTCGAATCCCGCACAGGCGCTGTGGACGGGGATCGTCGATCCCGATCGGGCGGCTGCGGTGGTCGCGATGGCGACCAGTCCAGGCCTCGACTCGGGATGGGGGATCCGGACGTACGCGGCCGGACAGCCCGGCTACAACCCGATCGGATACCACACCGGCTCCGTCTGGCCGCACGACACGGCGCTCATCGTCGACGGGCTCAGGCGCTACGGCTTCCGCGACGTCGCCGACGTCCTCGCCGGCAAGGTCCTCGAGGCCGCCCAGTCATTCCCGGACTTCCGGCTGCCGGAGCTCTTCTGCGGCTTCTCGCGCGCGGAGGTCGGCGTGCCCGTCCCGTATCCGGTCGCCTGCTCCCCGCAGGCCTGGTCGGCGGGGGCTCCGCTGCTGTTCCTCACCGCGCTGCTGGGATTGCGGCCGAACGCGCACCGTCGTGAGCTCGAGCTCGTCAACCCGCAGCTGCCATCGTGGCTGACGAGTGTCACGATCAGCGATCTTCGAGTCGGGTCCGCCTCCGTGGACCTCCTGTTCCACCGCTGGCGCGGCACGACGAGCGCGGAGGTCCTCCGCAAGCGGGGCGATCTCTCGGTTACGATCCGGATCTGA
- a CDS encoding DUF951 domain-containing protein, translated as MSSQPVLTLYLDDVVRLRRHHPCGGFDWTIDRLGADIGLRCSTCGRRVLVARSALERRIVDFVRRGDGAPGTPGPAA; from the coding sequence ATGAGCAGCCAACCCGTGCTGACGCTGTACCTCGACGATGTCGTCCGTCTCCGCCGTCATCATCCCTGCGGGGGGTTCGACTGGACGATCGACCGCCTCGGGGCGGACATCGGACTTCGCTGCTCGACGTGCGGGCGACGCGTCCTCGTCGCCCGGTCCGCCCTCGAGCGGCGGATCGTCGACTTCGTCCGGCGGGGTGACGGCGCGCCCGGCACTCCCGGCCCGGCCGCGTGA
- a CDS encoding DUF881 domain-containing protein, translating into MSRLRVTSIARTFGFATWQITLGAALLVLGFVIAAQLQSQTPRTSYTSQERAPLVQTALELQSQQDALKQQLLDLRTRISGIEAQSAGSAATVTQLNDALQRARIGAGLIAIHGPGLVIQLADSDAPIPPGANSSDYRVSGSDVRTIVRELWLAGAEAVAVNGERVTVSTAILDIGGSVLVNSAYLAPPYQVAAIGPPDLYRTMSAAPSFVAFIRARAETFGIRVSFAEPSDVTIPAFAGTVNLRYAQPASPSLPPSPSPSSVVP; encoded by the coding sequence ATGAGCCGCCTGCGCGTGACCTCGATCGCCCGCACCTTCGGCTTCGCCACCTGGCAGATCACGCTCGGCGCGGCGCTCCTCGTCCTCGGCTTCGTCATCGCGGCCCAGCTCCAGTCGCAGACACCGCGGACGTCGTACACGAGCCAGGAGCGGGCGCCGCTCGTCCAGACCGCGCTCGAGCTGCAGTCCCAGCAGGATGCCCTCAAGCAGCAGCTCCTCGACCTTCGAACGCGCATCAGCGGCATCGAGGCGCAGAGCGCGGGAAGCGCCGCCACGGTGACGCAGCTCAACGACGCGCTGCAGCGGGCGCGGATCGGCGCCGGCCTCATCGCCATCCACGGACCGGGCCTCGTCATCCAGCTTGCGGACTCCGACGCGCCGATCCCACCGGGGGCGAACAGCTCCGACTATCGGGTCAGCGGCAGCGATGTCCGGACCATCGTCCGGGAGCTGTGGCTCGCCGGCGCCGAGGCCGTCGCGGTCAACGGGGAGCGGGTGACCGTCTCCACGGCGATCCTCGACATCGGCGGCTCGGTGCTCGTCAACTCCGCCTATCTCGCCCCGCCCTACCAGGTGGCGGCGATCGGGCCGCCCGACCTGTACCGGACGATGTCCGCCGCGCCATCGTTCGTCGCGTTCATCCGGGCTCGGGCAGAGACGTTCGGGATCAGGGTCTCGTTCGCCGAACCGTCCGACGTGACGATCCCGGCGTTCGCCGGCACGGTCAACCTCCGCTACGCCCAGCCCGCATCCCCGTCTCTGCCGCCGAGTCCGTCACCGTCGTCGGTCGTCCCGTGA
- a CDS encoding glycosyltransferase family 4 protein translates to MNRRGTIARTSPRPGAPMRIAQVAPPVEAVPPPGYGGTERIVAALTAELTRRGHDLTLFASGDSTARARLIPTVARALRGSGVAADPWPYVVSTMLEVLHHEGSFDVIHAHLEGAGLLLARATRSPVVVTFHGRLDQPWAARTLADPAAQLVAISAAQASTRPSAAWTAVIHNGLDLTASPFSEAPGEDLCFVGRIAPEKGILDAISIARLSGRRLRVAAKAGWTPTELAYHEAVFLPALRTADVEYLGELSGAERDRLLATSYATLMPGSWPEPFGLVAIESLACGTPVVARPVGALPEIVREGRDGYLASRTATLARRLADVAGLDRREIRRSVLERFSATRMTDAYERIYRTVVADREGRADLRSGS, encoded by the coding sequence ATGAATCGTCGCGGAACCATCGCTCGGACGTCCCCGCGCCCGGGGGCGCCGATGCGGATCGCCCAGGTCGCGCCGCCGGTCGAAGCCGTGCCTCCTCCAGGCTACGGTGGCACCGAACGGATCGTGGCCGCCCTGACGGCCGAGCTCACGCGTCGCGGCCACGACCTGACCCTGTTCGCGAGTGGCGATTCGACGGCACGAGCACGCCTCATCCCGACGGTCGCCCGCGCGCTCCGGGGGAGCGGCGTCGCGGCCGACCCCTGGCCGTACGTGGTGAGCACCATGCTCGAGGTCCTCCATCACGAGGGTTCGTTCGATGTCATCCACGCCCACCTCGAGGGGGCTGGCCTGCTCCTCGCACGCGCGACTCGATCGCCGGTGGTCGTCACCTTCCATGGCCGTCTCGACCAGCCCTGGGCCGCCCGGACCCTGGCCGACCCGGCTGCGCAGCTCGTGGCGATCAGCGCCGCCCAGGCGTCGACACGACCGTCCGCCGCGTGGACCGCGGTCATCCACAACGGGCTCGATCTGACAGCGTCGCCATTCAGCGAAGCGCCCGGCGAGGATCTCTGCTTCGTCGGCCGGATCGCGCCCGAGAAGGGCATCCTCGATGCGATCTCGATCGCGCGCCTCAGCGGTCGGCGACTCCGGGTGGCAGCCAAGGCCGGCTGGACGCCCACGGAGCTCGCCTATCACGAGGCGGTCTTCCTGCCTGCGCTGCGAACCGCGGACGTCGAGTATCTCGGCGAGCTGTCCGGCGCGGAGCGGGATCGGCTCCTTGCGACGAGCTATGCGACGCTTATGCCCGGTTCCTGGCCCGAACCGTTCGGCCTCGTGGCCATTGAGTCGCTCGCCTGCGGGACGCCCGTCGTCGCCCGACCGGTCGGCGCCCTGCCGGAGATCGTGCGGGAGGGGCGCGACGGCTATCTCGCCTCGCGCACGGCCACCCTGGCCCGCCGCCTTGCTGACGTCGCCGGGCTCGATCGGCGCGAGATCCGCCGATCGGTCCTCGAACGGTTCTCCGCGACGCGGATGACGGACGCCTACGAGCGGATCTATCGGACTGTCGTCGCCGACCGCGAAGGACGGGCCGACCTCAGATCCGGATCGTAA
- a CDS encoding DUF881 domain-containing protein, with translation MSRSLYAGRNQLTLAAVAALLGLLVVVQLRAQGGGSGLDALTAPELTVLVANLNTRNDQLRTELGSTQAELDALVSAQQRGVTSVGQLQADLARVQAWSGLLPVSGPGVQISVSGPIPGSAVDDLIDELRNAGAEAIEVGAVRVVPASVVAGDPGSISLENTILSNPFTISAIGDSETLTGSLTRAGGIVAQLTATFSDVALLVSPVARIVLPATTRDLVPSHGSPRL, from the coding sequence GTGAGCCGCTCGCTCTACGCAGGCCGGAACCAGCTGACGCTCGCCGCGGTCGCGGCGCTCCTCGGGTTGCTCGTCGTCGTCCAGCTCCGCGCGCAGGGCGGTGGGTCCGGTCTCGACGCCCTCACCGCTCCCGAGCTCACCGTCCTCGTCGCGAACCTCAACACGCGCAACGACCAGCTCCGGACCGAGCTTGGCTCGACGCAGGCGGAGCTCGATGCGCTCGTCTCGGCGCAGCAGCGGGGGGTCACGTCCGTGGGACAGCTGCAGGCCGATCTCGCCCGCGTCCAGGCCTGGTCAGGACTCCTCCCGGTGAGTGGGCCCGGGGTCCAGATCTCCGTCTCGGGACCGATCCCGGGATCGGCCGTGGACGACCTCATCGACGAGCTCCGGAACGCCGGCGCCGAGGCGATCGAGGTGGGCGCGGTCCGGGTCGTCCCAGCGAGCGTCGTCGCCGGCGACCCGGGATCGATCTCGCTCGAGAACACCATCCTGTCGAACCCCTTCACCATCTCGGCGATCGGCGACAGTGAGACGCTCACGGGCTCTCTCACCCGGGCCGGCGGCATCGTCGCCCAGCTCACGGCGACGTTCTCGGACGTCGCCCTGCTCGTGTCCCCCGTGGCGAGGATCGTCCTGCCGGCGACGACCCGCGACCTCGTCCCGAGTCACGGCAGTCCACGGCTCTGA
- a CDS encoding Rieske 2Fe-2S domain-containing protein, giving the protein MDTIGTQFKDGAPAHFLAAQAFVMLINPDVYKFIPGASPEGDGAATNVRTLWHRCTHLGCTPNFCPSNFWFECPCHGSRYDRLGIKILGLGPAPRSLDRFASTVDAKGVLTVDTGKITLGPLPIALGQPGVIPATSPVSCL; this is encoded by the coding sequence ATGGACACGATCGGGACCCAGTTCAAGGACGGCGCGCCAGCCCATTTCCTTGCCGCGCAGGCATTCGTCATGCTCATCAACCCTGACGTCTACAAGTTCATCCCGGGTGCCAGCCCGGAGGGCGACGGTGCGGCGACGAACGTGCGGACGCTCTGGCATCGCTGTACGCATCTCGGCTGCACGCCGAACTTCTGCCCCTCGAATTTCTGGTTCGAGTGCCCCTGCCATGGATCGCGCTACGACCGCCTCGGCATCAAGATCCTCGGCCTGGGGCCCGCACCGCGGAGCCTTGACCGCTTCGCCTCGACGGTCGACGCCAAGGGGGTCCTGACAGTCGATACGGGCAAGATCACCCTCGGCCCTCTGCCGATCGCCCTCGGCCAGCCGGGCGTCATCCCGGCCACGTCGCCGGTCAGCTGTCTCTGA